In Candidatus Defluviilinea proxima, a single genomic region encodes these proteins:
- a CDS encoding peptidylprolyl isomerase: protein MTALGLSACASLSTPEPATSTPEPTFTPAPPTATPEPMALTVNGEGITVLAFDAEVQRYIAAQTALGKTVPSADAASAVIQDSIAQLLLAQSARANGFTLDDAALQARIDALAAQVGGADALSAWETAHGYSEQTFRSDLKRAAEAAWMRDKIISNISSTAEQVHVQQILLYNQDTAQNFLTQLNGGADFDELALQADPLTRGDLGWVPRGYLLNAKIEEVAFTLQPGQYSDVVATDVGFHIVKVLARDPNRPLSPDAYLALQEQTLKKWVEEQKQFANVVLAPQ from the coding sequence TTGACCGCACTCGGACTCTCCGCGTGCGCTTCTCTTTCCACGCCCGAGCCTGCCACATCCACCCCCGAGCCGACGTTTACACCCGCGCCTCCTACTGCCACCCCTGAACCGATGGCGCTCACTGTGAACGGCGAAGGGATCACTGTCCTTGCATTTGATGCGGAAGTGCAACGTTATATTGCCGCACAAACTGCCTTGGGCAAAACGGTCCCTTCGGCTGATGCCGCAAGCGCAGTCATTCAAGATTCCATTGCGCAGTTGCTATTGGCACAATCGGCACGCGCGAACGGCTTCACCCTCGATGATGCGGCTTTACAAGCACGAATCGATGCACTCGCGGCCCAAGTTGGTGGGGCGGATGCGCTGTCAGCGTGGGAAACAGCCCATGGATACAGCGAACAGACTTTTCGGTCCGATTTGAAGCGTGCGGCAGAAGCGGCATGGATGCGTGACAAAATTATTTCAAATATCTCCAGTACTGCCGAGCAGGTACACGTCCAGCAAATTCTGCTCTATAATCAAGACACGGCTCAGAACTTTCTCACGCAGTTAAATGGCGGAGCCGACTTCGATGAACTTGCATTGCAAGCTGACCCATTGACACGCGGTGACCTGGGTTGGGTGCCGAGAGGATATTTGCTCAACGCAAAGATCGAAGAGGTTGCATTCACCTTGCAACCTGGACAGTACAGTGATGTGGTCGCGACCGATGTGGGGTTTCATATTGTGAAGGTTCTTGCGCGTGACCCGAACCGTCCGCTTTCACCTGATGCATATCTTGCATTGCAGGAACAAACTTTGAAGAAATGGGTCGAAGAACAAAAACAGTTCGCAAATGTGGTGCTTGCACCGCAATAG
- the groL gene encoding chaperonin GroEL (60 kDa chaperone family; promotes refolding of misfolded polypeptides especially under stressful conditions; forms two stacked rings of heptamers to form a barrel-shaped 14mer; ends can be capped by GroES; misfolded proteins enter the barrel where they are refolded when GroES binds), which produces MAAKQIVFSEDARRKLKNGMNTVANAVGATLGPKGRNVAIDRKFGSPTVTHDGVSVAKEIELEDPFENMGAQLLKEAAQKTNDIAGDGTTTSTVLAHAIVNEGLKALEAGFNPMFIKHGIELATATIVEELRKMSVKIDTKEEIASVATNSAADEEIGNLIADVMDKVGKDGVITVEESKSMQFEQEFVEGMQFDRGYLSAYFITSADKMEAIISDAYVLINEKKISAAQDIVPLLEKLVQIGKRELVIIAEDVDGEALATLVLNKLRGMLNVLAIKAPGFGDRRKAMLQDIAVLTGGTVISEETGRKLETATLADLGRAEKVVSDKENTTIIGGKGKKSEIDGRVKEIRAEIERSTSDYDKEKLQERLAKLSGGVAIIRVGAATETEMKEKKHRVEDALSAARAAVEEGIVPGGEISLINASTKLDKLKADDEEAQVGVNIVKKALEAPIRKLASNAGQDGSVIIDTVRRTAAEKKNKNIGYNVLTGKYVDMIEAGVIDPVKVVRGALENAASIAAMILTTDVLITDMPEKDKAPAMPPGGMGGMDY; this is translated from the coding sequence ATGGCTGCTAAACAAATTGTCTTTTCAGAAGATGCCCGCCGCAAGCTCAAGAACGGTATGAATACCGTTGCGAATGCGGTTGGTGCAACTCTCGGTCCCAAGGGCCGCAACGTGGCGATTGACCGCAAGTTTGGTTCTCCCACAGTTACTCACGACGGCGTTTCCGTCGCGAAGGAAATCGAACTCGAAGATCCGTTCGAGAACATGGGCGCCCAGCTCCTCAAGGAAGCCGCCCAGAAGACCAATGATATTGCCGGTGACGGTACAACCACCTCCACCGTTTTGGCTCATGCCATCGTGAACGAAGGCCTCAAGGCCCTCGAAGCTGGTTTCAATCCGATGTTCATCAAGCATGGCATCGAATTGGCGACCGCCACGATCGTTGAAGAACTCCGCAAGATGTCCGTCAAGATCGACACCAAGGAAGAGATCGCTTCCGTAGCCACCAACTCTGCGGCTGACGAAGAGATCGGTAACTTGATCGCTGACGTGATGGACAAAGTCGGCAAAGACGGCGTAATCACCGTCGAAGAATCCAAGTCCATGCAGTTCGAGCAGGAATTTGTGGAAGGTATGCAGTTCGATCGCGGTTACCTCTCCGCGTACTTCATCACCAGCGCAGACAAGATGGAAGCTATCATCTCCGATGCGTATGTGTTGATCAACGAGAAGAAGATCTCCGCCGCACAGGACATCGTGCCTTTGCTCGAGAAACTCGTCCAGATCGGCAAGCGCGAACTCGTCATCATCGCTGAAGATGTTGACGGCGAAGCTCTCGCTACCCTCGTGTTGAACAAACTGCGCGGCATGCTCAACGTGCTCGCCATCAAAGCCCCTGGCTTTGGTGATCGCCGCAAGGCCATGTTGCAGGATATTGCCGTCCTCACTGGCGGTACCGTGATCTCTGAAGAAACCGGTCGCAAGCTCGAGACCGCTACTCTGGCTGACCTTGGTCGCGCTGAGAAGGTTGTCTCTGACAAAGAGAACACCACCATCATTGGCGGCAAGGGCAAGAAGAGCGAGATCGATGGCCGTGTGAAAGAAATCCGCGCTGAGATCGAGCGCTCCACCAGCGACTATGACAAGGAAAAACTGCAGGAACGCCTTGCCAAGTTGAGCGGTGGCGTTGCCATCATCCGTGTGGGTGCCGCAACCGAAACCGAAATGAAGGAAAAGAAGCACCGCGTTGAAGATGCTCTCTCTGCCGCTCGCGCCGCAGTTGAAGAAGGCATCGTGCCTGGTGGCGAAATCTCCCTCATCAACGCCTCCACCAAACTTGATAAACTCAAGGCTGATGATGAAGAAGCCCAAGTTGGCGTCAACATTGTCAAGAAGGCGCTCGAAGCCCCGATCCGCAAGCTCGCTTCCAACGCTGGTCAGGATGGTTCCGTCATCATCGACACTGTCCGCCGCACTGCCGCCGAGAAGAAGAACAAGAACATCGGCTACAACGTGCTCACTGGCAAGTATGTCGATATGATCGAAGCTGGCGTCATTGATCCGGTCAAGGTTGTGCGTGGCGCTCTCGAAAACGCCGCCTCCATTGCCGCGATGATCCTCACCACCGATGTGCTCATCACTGACATGCCCGAGAAGGACAAGGCTCCTGCCATGCCTCCTGGCGGCATGGGTGGTATGGATTACTAA